The genomic segment CTAAAGTTCTCACTGAAGAGTGCACAGGAAATCACACCGcaacatgcacaggcacgcatggATGTGCTGACTATAATAATAGcagcagtaataataataattaacaattattattattattattattattataatagtagtagtagtagtaataataataattatataatgataataatgataataataatcagagttgtataaagtagaagtaggcctagacGTAGGCCTACTcgcacaaatgtaattacaacactagtggtatgatatgacatggtttcaactttgtaatatcatgctactagtgttgtaattagcctacatctgtaagagtacttctacttctactttatacaactctgatgatgatgataataataataataataataagaagaaggaATACAGTGTGTGTTCCAAAAGGTTTTTTTGGGTGACGTTTTCTCTTGGACATTGCCTTTTTGCTCTTCCCCATTTTTCTCATTTTAATTTCAAATGCAGTGCCGTTCCTCTGCCCTGTTTCCTTCAGATGATTAGGCCTTTAACCAGATTAcatgatgtaggcctaagtaatgacTGACCAGTGATTTTCATTATTCAAATCCACATGCCCAAAAGTCCTGTTATAGCTTCTTGCCCCCATAACAAAAGAGGTGACTAGAACCGCCCATATTATCACACAGTGTCACTTCACCAGTGCATCTGTGGGTTCAGAAGcaggtaggctacatttcataCGTGCCGTCCTGCTGCATACCAGGCCATTTAGTCTATCCATAACAGATCCCTTACAAGGGCATAGAGAGTTGAAGTGCCGCTGTCCTCGGCCATGCAGGGAGCAGGTGCCAGAACAGTCAGTGCCTTAGTGGAACACAAAACacgctacactgcactgcactactttacagcactgcactacactgcactacacttcactacaatactctacagcagtgtttatcaacctttttataggcgaggcaccctttcaaatcatgaaaaacttcaaggcaccccaaaccaacaagctaacatggcattgcatccgataccacacaagcttagaaaagtaacacatttggagacgtcatacgacctacgttcaaagttgcagctgactggggcgacctatatttactttattgtgcgtaaatggcagatgaaagattccactgactagcattaacttatcaatttagactaatatgtattatattacataatttatttatcagccacgtttccgcggcacccctgaggtgggcccgcggcaccccagggtgccccggcacccctgttgagaaacactcctCTACAGTACActactctgcactgcactgcctgcactacactgcactgcactactgtacactgcactgcactgcactgcactacactaactactctactctacactgcaaTGCACTGTGCACTATAGGCTACTGAACTACACTACAACActatacaccacactacacactacactatactaaccccaactccgatgaagttgggacgtttggtaaacagtgaataaaatcaaaatgctatcattttcaaaacactcaatctattcattagatgtagaatagtgaaaagacaacatattaagtgttaaaaccgagaaaaaatattgttttgggggagatatgtactcatttctaatttgagaaatccaacacgtctcaaaagagttgggacggggacaataaatggcagcaaatgtcgaggaagactaaaaataaaacaaaagacaacacttaacagttaaatacattaaccgatgagatgattttatataaaaaacagtgttaattcctatcttggacatgatttcaccagcttaaatggtgggtgtattccttgtcatgttttgcaatgttttcctttctgtagtgcttacagtgtgacaggtcttgaccaaaaacccaccattttatcacatgctggtccttatgatggagccaaactgttaaaacatagtagagagaatgcaatttgaccttactatgtggcagtaatcgaagatctcccttcaaaatgtaatgcatgagtggcttttcatgctgtttaaaacccatttataccattcagcactgtatttaactctacagatgagtgagaacatcttaaccaatgcactactgcatccgcatgccatcatggaggctgacttttgaagctagcactaacacaagttggatggtccattttcactgtagcagaggatgtgcaatgctctattattgtcaaaaagaatggacttctacaacttctgctgacttctgtaagcaaaggacagtttcccatgtcttctgggtctatttcaagtgagctcaggtgcttaggagaatgttaaacccctgtgtcattttcatgcattaagcattcttaatatggtcaattttcaatagctctagcactccatgaattagagtgagactacagccaatatatatttcatgatgtcatgaacctatacaatgattttattaacaaaaatatgtcttatatacactcaatcgtggtaaatcaaagggaattcaaaaatgtatgtaataactatggtaattattccctttgcatctttaattctgagtgactcagcctctctgtgatgatcttatacctggacacctatattgtccgtcagtacaattcattttgaaatgttcttctctgttgttttatcttatttggatgtttactaaatttcactgatccccgtcccaactcttttgagacgtgttggatttatcaaattagaaatgagtacatatgtcccccaaaacaatattttttctcggttttaacacttaatatgttgtcttttcactattctccatctaatgaatagattgaatgttttgaaaatgatagcattttgattttattcactgtttaccaaacgtcccaacttcatcggagttggggtttgtacaaacacatgtacacacatcacatcacacactgcactacacacaccacTTGCAACCAATCCTCATGATCAATGCAGAATCAGGCCGAATGatttagactagtgtttctcaacgggggcagtacagccccccagggggtgttggggagcccaagggggttgttgagaaggatacagctgaaagggggcagggcttagttgcaattggggtgcattagtccatttcatattttaatactaagggggcgttgtcaggcttatgatgaggtcaagggggcgttggaaggcttgtgatgatgccaagggggcgtttgatcaaaaaaggttgagaaccactgctttagacaaTGCTTGTGCTTTTTCTTTCACCTGGATGTCCTGCACAAGCAttgtctaaagcagtggttctcaaccttttttgatcattacacaaagtgtgagaaagagacagagtaaaTGATACAATTTTCCATaataaattaaacacacacacacacacacacacacacacacacacacacacacacacacacacacacacacacacacacacacacacacacacacacacacacacggccacattttgagcaaaactgtactcttaacctgctaattgaaccttcatacTCTGCTcgttttttctcgattgtttacacacaatttctggaatcatgtctcgaattctcaaaactcaacacacaaatccaaaaactcactcacaacagtaaaaagaaaaaaacctcacTTCTCCTGAAAAAATGAACGCCTTGCCTCAAaataatgtactctcttctaaaaaggcaattttaTTCTCAAAATGCAAACACAAGCATCATTTATTGACACTCATATTAACCATTTGAACACTAATGTGCATATGGTAaaagcatagaggtagaaaataacactagagaggaccccgcccccctttttacggcaatctgtagcggccattatctgtaggtagatcagagaaatggaaattaacggagaacgaggctcacctctgtcaaaaatggcttaatcatgtgaaaatgtccatcaacacactatacaaggacaatagttgaagtgtgttgctaactatgttcataaaatatattatttgatttttaaatgtattttattgactcatatgatttaagtagatattcagcctgacatttcaattctggtctttgattaatgtgttacttcatattcacacctttttagttaatttcttgacaggggtgggcgtgctctccattgacttgcattgcctgaaagtacctacactacctacggaagttgggaagctccagctgccatttcccagtgctgtcgcaaattgctgtgtcctctctagtgttattttctacctctatgggtaaaACACTACTCAGCAAGACGCACAGTTCCACTTGCTGAAGACGGtctttctgttgtaaaatacCGTTTTTAGACTCAGACCTTGACAGATGTGtggacaaaaaatatatattttccatatttttctgacattgaaaGAAGTTGCACTAATTAACTGTCAAATATTGGGTAACCAGATGAAAGTGATTTACTGTATTACATATTTTAGAGatcaaaaaactaaaacaaaaaagtgtgttCACACTCATGTTTTCACCAATATCAcgtgcaatgtgtgtccttatggggtggaGATTGCAGATTGTAAAAAGGTATGAAAGGAGTTTGCCAATGTGAGGAGGAAGTACACATAGTATGGcaattgattttagtattttgagtgtgttccatgagaaaaccAGTGCTTTTCCTCATGAAAATTCTGTtcaatccagagaattgtgtctAGTGTGTTGGGGAAAGTGTGTTTTAAATGGGTttacattggttaggggagttgggacattgtgagatgttttcagaattgtgtgtgtATCAGCAATTATGTGGAAACAATCGAAAAAACTGTATTGAAGACTGGCCACCAGGGTGGTCCAActtatccatgaaacttcccacactaaaatgagaGGTGTTTCAAGTTGCATCACTGTATCTATCACAAGTGCTACTCTGACTTGCCCTGTACTGCCATCTTGTGACATGACGTGGGAGTGTGACGATTTATTTAGGCCGCATATTTTCTTTCAAATGTACCCATTTTGGACAGCAGGTGGTGTACTGCCTCTTCCCAAATTGCGTCAATGTGCTCGGGGAATTCATTCCGCAAGACATTGCTGAATGTGCCTCATTGACATGGCTATACCAGACACTTGTCTCCATGCACTTGCAGACTTGTCACCTGCTTGCAAATGATCTTTGGGTGTGGAGCAGAGGTGTGGAGATGGGTTTGTCACACGAGTGCGTCAAATCTCCCAACCAGGTCATCGCTTTCACCGACTACTTTGTGAAATAAACAGCTGGAACACTCTTCCAGATGAATAGTTTACTTTTACGCACAAACGACGTTTACGCACCAGTCAGTGGACCAACTGAGAAACATTTGGCTTTTTTATCAGATGGCGAATTTCTGTTTTGCCTGTTCTGTGGAATTTCCAGGGAAATATCCACTTGTGACAAAGTTGGGTTGATGCCTTGTTATGTCCATTTACATGATTAGTGAAGCTATGGCTGTAAACGTGTGGCGGAAATATCAGCCAGCCTTTGAATGGCCCGCGCTTTGATTCTTTGAACGGGTAGACAAAGCATCTGATGGTAAGGATGTGTTTACCATCAACATTTTGCTTTAGAAAACGAGTATGTGGTGGGAAATGCGCTATAGGGCTCAGGGCAAAAATATTTGCATAATCGAATGAACCTTCAGGCCTAGGCGTTACTTGCCCCACAGCAGCTATAGCCTACCTTTAGAAAAACCTTACTGCCGTTAACACCTCGAGATGCGCACTTTGAGAAAATGTGCCACCAATGACGCTTCCTAGCTGCGGATGAGGGCTGTGCCTGCAGGGCGGGACTCGGACTCAACCCACCCTACACCCACCACTCTCTCCTGACAGACAGTTTTAGATGAGTAGTCTACAGACGAACTAATTGTGAACATGTTGACAAGGAACTAGCGGCCACTCCGTCTAATTAGACTCCGAAGACACTGGCAAATAAGAATTACATTCCATGTGGACTTTGCACTTCAAGACCTAATATTTCAGTCCAAGTTGGAGAGTGTGGAGTCTTTTTTATTCCTTGAAGTTACTCAGAGGCGTCGACTTTCCGCGCACTGAAAGGACATAACTTTATCATCATGCCTCGGTCCTTTCTCGTGAAAAAGTATTTTACTAATAAGAGACCAAACTACAGCGAACTTGAAGACCAAAATGGTAAGTTTTTAAACACATTCGCATTTTTAACTGGCAATAACAAATTATTTCATTATGTAGGTCATGTGAAGACCACTCCTTTGGTTAATGTATCGTTTCGTAATGCTTTTCCATTTCCAACATTAACACTTATCACAGAAATACATTGAAATATGAAACTGAAAAATGTATAATCAGAATAATTGGCCACGTCGCATTATAACGGTCTCCACTTGTTGGGTGTTTGGGAAAAGGCGCCTGTCTGACTAGCCTTAGTTCATCATTCCATGTAAGGAATTTTCAGAGCATACAGACCACCTATTATTTGACGACTCTGCACGAAAACGACAGAGAACTGTTTGAAAACGAGGAACATGACCTCGTTTTAAAATTTCAAATATATGATTTATACAATTCTATTCAGCTGATCGTTTTGCTTAGCAAAGTGTGTCTTATGCAAACCCCTCTCGCTCTACCAGACGCACTGTTGGAGAGGTACCCGCTGGCCGAGTTGGCCCCAGGCGACAGTAGCCTGCCCGTGACCTGCATCACCGCCAGTCTACTTTGGGACGTCAGCTTGCTCCCTGCCCTTCAGCTCCCCATGTCCCCCGCCGCGGCCCCGCTGGACCTCAGCTCCCCGTCCAGCCTCAGCATCATTACCAGCAGTGGCAGTAGcagtagtggcagcagcagtagtggcgaGGAGGACGAGGGGGGGCGCACCTCAGACCCCCCCAGCCCCGAATCCACAGAGAACTACAGGCCCCCCCAGCGACCGAGGAGGGCCACCAGCGGCAAGAACCGGACGGCTGCCGTGGCGGCgtccagagaggagcagagggaagcCACAAGCGTCACAGCAGCCGCCAGGCCGGCCTTCTTCTGCAAGCACTGTCCCAAAGAGTACACCAGCCTGGGGGCCCTGAAGATGCACATCCGTTCCCACACGCTACCCTGCGTCTGCCCCACCTGTGGAAAGGCCTTCTCACGGCCCTGGCTGCTCAGAGGACACATCCGCACCCACACAGGTGAGATGAGCGAGAGAGATACACCTATACAGGTGAGCTGAGCTGAAGGAGAGAGATACACCTATACAGGTGCCACATattcccaggaaaaggtgcaggacgaaggtcaactgtagttttcaaagtgagaagtccgcacacttaaaatcctttttgttgtcttttattttttcatgactgGACTCATGGTTTCGACTTCAGATTTTCGactttttaagtgtgcggacttctcgacacatattacacaatcatTACACACACGTAACTCCAAACCTTGGGAGCCGTCAGCTTCTGAGACATCACTTAGCAAAACATATTCAGGCATGTTCTGTTGGCAATGAATCAATGCCCAGGGTATTTTCTCAGCCAGGTTGTGATTTTCTCAGCCaggttgtgtttgtgagtgataaGGACACAGTCACACAGTGTTGAAACAGAAAGCAggtttggccacacacacacacacacacacacacacacacacacacacacacacacacacacacacacacacacacacacacacacacacacacagattgttttCAGAGATGTTCTTGACAGCCCAGCTTAGGTGGTTGTTGGGAAtgtttccaacacattcagagtGCCATTAAATCCATAACTGATCCCTTTTCTCATAACAGGATCAAATCCTTCTtagagtacacagacactgttgACCTAATATCTTCTATGATCACCTGAGCTGAATATGAAAACTACAATAGTCAAACAGTATTTTCTGCCTTTTAGCTTTTTTGTTGAATACCATTTTGAGGTTTTACCAGAAGTTCAAAAGAACAAAATAATTTCATAGAAAGCCATAATTCAGCATGTAAAGTGGGATAGTATGGGTAGATTTTGTCATACGGTACACATTCTTTTTGAAATAGGTGGTTGTTCTCTGGTTAATTTACCTCTTTGTGAAAATACTCTTTAAGAAGAATGTAGGTAGAATGTAAAGATCAAGTTATATGGTCTTGAACAGCAAGTTTAAAAACAAAGAGCAAGTTGACCCAAAGTGCTTAACCCGTTTAGACAAGgcattatgaatttgctgttaccagaatggccgtGACCCagtcgtagtacattactaaaggccctctgtcatgtcatagtagtgcagtactatggtagttaaaatgactattacagcgttccactggtggaagagtgtgcattatggggctcctGTAAAATCCAAAGAAAATGAATCTCAACACCATGCTCTCGCTCAACTACATATGTCCTGACCATATGTAAGCACTTTGCTAATTCATGCACCTTGCCCCTGCCTAGCTAGCATTGTGTTGAAAGTGAAAATGTGGCTTCTGGGAAGGCTATCCTAGCCTGATTAGCCCGCTCCCCTGCTGTGGACGAGGCGGACAGACATGGCCCATCACATGTGATGGCTCTTCAGGCGGTCAATCACTCATTGATCGTGCATTGTGTCAGCGAGCCTTTGGAACAATGCATCTATAGCAGCTAATCCAATCATTGTAGCCTGCGGGCTATGGGGCAACTGTGCTGAGTACAAGGAGATCAAGGGGGCTTGTTTTTCTTTAGTGCCTTATCATCAGGCCCTGGGAGCCATTTGTTTTCCCCCTTGCATTTTAATTGAATCAGCGTGGCTCTGATTGAGTCAAGGTTACTTATCAGGTGCTTCGTGTAGAAGAtgactgtgagtgtgcgtgcatgcgtgcgtgtgtgtgtgtgtgtgtgtgagactgtgtactGGGTGGACATGGAGGAAAGGTGTTAGtactttgtactgtgtgtgtgagtgtgtgtgagtgtttcattGATGGCCCGGACATTGATTGTAAAAATGTTTGTGACTGCCACTGCAGCAGACAAACCCTCCCCCACTCTCTAAGCCTGCTTTCTCTCTCAGCACTTTGTGTTTGCATGCAGATGTTTGTTGGGACAGTTGGAGAAGCTTTTCTCAAACATTTGTGCAACGTTTGCATGAAGGAGTTACCAAACGATTCAAGGAAATTAATTTAACCTTACCACAAGCGTTAATGAATGCAGTCATTTGCTCTAAAAAAAAAGCAGCCCAACACATCCGCATCTAATTGAATCATCCATCCTGTGACGAACAGCAAGGGGGCGGACATTTTAGTCAAGATATTGCTGTGTTGGCAAACTGGTTGACATATtgatttatttgtgtatttgtgatttGAGAATTGTGGTTTGTAACCCTACACTGTCttgtttcttcccctctctctctctctctctctctctctctctctctctctctctccatccctctttcctaaCCTCAGGCGAGCGGCCCTTCTCCTGCCCGCACTGTAACCGGGCGTTTGCCGACCGCTCCAACCTGCGCGCCCACCTGCAGACCCACGCGGACGTGAAGAAGTACCAGTGTGGCACCTGTTCGCGCACCTTCAGTCGCATGTCCCTGCTGCAGAAGCACAGCTCGGCCGGGTGCAGCGTGCCCGCCGTCTGACCCCCATGAcgccacccaccaacccaccaccatcgccaccagCAGGGGCGTTCAGGGAGAATGCGGGGATGCAGGCTGGGCTGCgggtaggggggtggggtgggatgggggatgTGACGGGTGTTGGAGGGGTGTCGGGTGTGGGATGGTTTTGAAGGTTTTGGTGGTGGGTGGTTAGACACCTCCGTCGACACCTGaaaacccaaccccaaccccctcacAATCCTGTTCCTCTCCC from the Engraulis encrasicolus isolate BLACKSEA-1 chromosome 14, IST_EnEncr_1.0, whole genome shotgun sequence genome contains:
- the snai1a gene encoding snail family zinc finger 1a codes for the protein MPRSFLVKKYFTNKRPNYSELEDQNDALLERYPLAELAPGDSSLPVTCITASLLWDVSLLPALQLPMSPAAAPLDLSSPSSLSIITSSGSSSSGSSSSGEEDEGGRTSDPPSPESTENYRPPQRPRRATSGKNRTAAVAASREEQREATSVTAAARPAFFCKHCPKEYTSLGALKMHIRSHTLPCVCPTCGKAFSRPWLLRGHIRTHTGERPFSCPHCNRAFADRSNLRAHLQTHADVKKYQCGTCSRTFSRMSLLQKHSSAGCSVPAV